A single region of the Podospora pseudopauciseta strain CBS 411.78 chromosome 1, whole genome shotgun sequence genome encodes:
- the KEL2 gene encoding Negative regulator of mitotic exit (COG:S; BUSCO:EOG092608GK; EggNog:ENOG503NXSA) has protein sequence MAFLFKSKKSHDRSLASRDGSQGSASGMGGAAARVRDEKGSRSTPTGSLTSLDVDGSIGSPDQSYARQRGQSLDQQQPTPPQLQQPPSSDLPLRNGPPPTQMAPNPNASLYPWSQRRLTYTSSHPSPFPRYGAAVNAVSSKEGDIYVMGGLINSSTVKGDLWLIEAGGNMSCYPLATTAEGPGPRVGHASLLVGNAFIVFGGDTKIEETDVLDETLYLLNTSTRQWSRALPAGPRPSGRYGHSLNILGSKIYIFGGQVEGYFMNDLAAFDLNQLQMPNNRWEMLISSTESGGPQGKIPPARTNHSVVTFNDKLYLFGGTNGYQWFNDVWAYDPAVNTWSQLDCIGYIPSPREGHAAAIVEDVMYIFGGRTEEGADLGDLAAFRITSRRWYTFQNMGPSPSPRSGHSMTAVGKSIIVVGGEPSSAQTAVNDLALVYCLDTTKIRYPNDAGPSQTSPRNQQRRPSDATPQITLRNVSPRDGSNGPPDSRRPPGGPGPNGYRSPNGPAEASPTGGPPSGPQKARSAGPMGPGGPSGAPPSGPPPQIQPPKPGPPGGAPRPARNASTERGDQPQGSPITSAPPQQVAALKEGEGLGATGRRTPTSQNPNPPRSSSRQAEGQPADAARSKTTRQGRGQGSVDSTTEPALKPAPARPASPPPPTRQPSNPISRRSSARNSQTVTLLKELDAARNRNAWYASELELARKAGYSPNASLSPILDSRAAETFDDEDKPLIEALLAMRQELANVQASVDKQAVLAARQIAEAEKQRDAAIQEAIYAKAKLAARGGSARSTPQLDDKEVGDRANEMSKKLAHALSVQKELQDQLERIKTDFDAEKKARKLADDTANAAQKRMADLESYKQQNASEVERLKAELHMAQREAREQSVAAAEAVAATQMLRVEKEEYEQKYNHLVGSNKDQVDTFETFRGALAASEEIKALLERKLEEERALKEKIESKLSKLKAEHETRTAELVSATQRLRDAEELAEKHASEAKLQRQALLSGLDKMSAKDVSKSDKADHDRILALQGQLNAANALVRKYQQEADSAADKLRGAEERIAGLEAYQEQASREGVSIRRQLQGALRETQSLQAANSELKQQLSKQQLETNAVVVQHNTLKDILVERGISPSSATRARNSPRGSPREASPERARVRELEQQLATAQNALEETKAQATEKLVQLENDYQSAVQYVKGTEKMLKQLKDQLTRYKTENGRLKEQVVELEDKLEAGGGASKSGPTDWESEKETLSAEIGRLQAELKNTASQLEKQVLSIRQDLAEVQKERDVAVKTSEDANRRLEAHKKDLEQLQQENILLERRAQDAENKVSTLLDQVELSVDNYRRRSRQAPSLNSETIGSNAASGPGGTNGGSSSAGLGHNRQESGGSESLYGGVPGEREVNSVGGVGERNSKALDSLAHELDNLRNQWEATNKQYRLSTTQYEYETNPISPGGKPTSTGLSESLADWRKRLDESHPGSPGEAR, from the exons AtggccttcctcttcaagtccaagaagagtCACGACCGGTCGCTTGCCAGTCGGGATGGATCACAGGGCTCGGCGTCGGGCATGGGTGGCGCGGCGGCGCGCGTCAGAGATGAGAAGGGGTCACGATCAACACCCACTGGCAGCTTAACCTCCCTCGATGTCGACGGCAGCATTGGTAGTCCCGATCAATCTTATGCTCGCCAGCGAGGCCAGAGTCTGGACCAGCAACAACCGACACCTCCTCAGCTGCAGCAACCGCCATCGAGCGACTTACCG CTGCGCAACGGTCCTCCTCCTACACAAATGGCGCCGAATCCCAATGCCTCGCTATACCCATGGTCTCAGCGCCGACTAACCTACACGTCCTCGCATCCCAGCCCGTTCCCAAGATATGGCGCCGCTGTCAATGCCGTCTCCTCGAAAGAGGGTGACATATACGTAATGGGCGGTTTGATCAACAGCTCGACAGTGAAGGGCGATCTGTGGCTCATTGAGGCCGGGGGAAACATGTCTTGCTACCCACTAGCTACCACAGCTGAGGGCCCAGGGCCTAGAGTCGGACATGCCAGTTTGCTCGTAGGGAACGCTTTCATCGTCTTTGGTGGAGACACCAAGATCGAAGAAACAGATGTTCTCGATGAGACCTTGTATCTTCTCAACACAT CAACGAGACAGTGGTCGAGAGCTTTGCCGGCCGGACCACGACCCAGCGGACGTTATGGACACTCGCTGAATATTCTGGGGTCAAAGATTTACATCTTCGGTGGTCAAGTGGAGGGTTATTTCATGAATGACCTTGCCGCTTTTGACCTGAATCAGCTGCAGATGCCCAATAACCGCTGGGAGATGCTCATATCATCAACTGAGAGTGGTGGACCACAGGGCAAAATCCCGCCAGCCAGAACGAACCATTCCGTGGTGACATTCAACGACAAACTTTACTT GTTTGGTGGTACCAATGGATACCAATGGTTCAACGACGTCTGGGCATATGATCCCGCTGTCAACACTTGGTCGCAACTAGACTGTATAGGGTACATTCCGTCTCCCAGAGAAGGCCACGCTGCTGCTATCGTCGAGGATGTCATGTACATCTTCGGCGGCaggacggaggagggtgcgGATCTGGGTGATCTTGCCGCATTCCGGATCACTTCTCGCCGCTGGTACACTTTCCAGAACATGGGCCCATCCCCCTCGCCGCGGTCCGGACATAGCATGACAGCAGTTGGAAAGTCCATTATTGTGGTCGGAGGAGAACCAAGCTCGGCTCAAACAGCAGTCAACGATCTCGCGCTTGTTTACTGCTTGGATACCACAAAGATTCGCTATCCCAACGACGCAGGCCCTAGCCAGACTTCACCTAGAaatcaacaacgacgacctAGCGATGCCACTCCACAAATCACCCTGAGGAATGTGTCTCCACGCGATGGTTCGAACGGCCCGCCCGATAGTCGACGCCCACCAGGAGGTCCTGGTCCCAATGGATATCGGTCACCTAATGGCCCTGCTGAAGCGAGCCCGACGGGAGGACCACCAAGCGGTCCTCAAAAAGCTCGATCCGCGGGTCCTATGGGCCCAGGGGGTCCATCTGGTGCCCCTCCATCTggaccacctccccaaattCAACCGCCAAAACCTGGCCCTCCAGGTGGAGCACCCCGACCTGCCAGGAATGCCTCAACGGAGCGAGGCGACCAGCCCCAGGGCTCCCCAATCACATCGGCACCGCCGCAGCAGGTTGCGGCGTTGAAAGAAGGCGAAGGACTTGGCGCAACTGGCCGGCGCACTCCGACAAGTCAGAATCCTAACCCGCCCCGGTCTTCTTCAAGACAAGCTGAGGGACAGCCTGCCGATGCCGCGAGATCCAAAACAACGAGACAAGGACGCGGGCAAGGCTCCGTAGATAGTACAACGGAGCCAGCTCTCAAACCAGCTCCGGCTCGCCCAGcgtccccaccaccgcctacCCGACAACCCAGCAATCCTATATCTCGAAGGTCTTCCGCCCGGAACTCTCAAACGGTTACACTTCTAAAAGAGCTGGATGCCGCAAGGAACCGCAACGCATGGTACGCCTCCGAACTGGAGTTAGCGCGCAAGGCTGGCTATTCACCCAATGCGTCACTGAGCCCAATCTTGGACAGCCGTGCCGCGGAAACatttgatgatgaagataAACCCTTGATCGAAGCTCTTCTTGCTATGCGGCAAGAGCTTGCCAACGTACAAGCCTCGGTCGACAAGCAGGCAGTTCTGGCTGCCCGACAAATTGCTGAAGCAGAGAAGCAGCGAGACGCAGCCATTCAGGAAGCCATTTATGCCAAAGCGAAACTAGCTGCGAGGGGTGGAAGCGCCAGAAGCACACCACAGCTCGATGACAAGGAAGTAGGAGATCGTGCCAATGAGATGAGCAAGAAGCTCGCACATGCTCTCAGTGTACAAAAAGAGCTTCAAGATCAGCTGGAGCGCATCAAGACCGACTTTgacgccgagaagaaggcgcGCAAACTGGCAGACGACACGGCAAATGCGGCGCAAAAGCGAATGGCAGATCTCGAGAGTTATAAGCAGCAAAACGCATCCGAAGTCGAACGGCTCAAGGCTGAGTTGCACATGGCTCAGCGTGAGGCCCGGGAACAGTCTGTTGCGGCAGCGGAAGCGGTGGCGGCTACACAAATGCTACGTGTTGAGAAGGAAGAATATGAGCAGAAGTATAATCACCTTGTTGGAAGCAATAAAGACCAGGTCGACACCTTTGAGACTTTCCGTGGCGCGCTCGCAGCTTctgaggagatcaaggcttTGCTTGAAcggaagctggaggaggaacgcgcgctcaaggagaagatcGAATCGAAGCTCAGCAAACTGAAAGCCGAGCATGAGACTCGTACAGCTGAACTTGTTTCAGCAACACAACGCTTACGAGATGCCGAAGAGCTGGCCGAGAAACATGCCAGTGAGGCAAAGCTGCAGCGCCAGGCTTTGTTGTCAGGCCTCGACAAGATGTCTGCCAAAGATGTTTCAAAATCTGACAAGGCTGATCATGACCGCATCCTTGCTCTGCAGGGTCAACTTAACGCTGCCAACGCGCTGGTAAGGAAGTATCAACAGGAGGCGGACAGTGCGGCAGACAAGCTTCGGGGAGCCGAGGAACGAATTGCAGGGCTGGAGGCATACCAAGAACAGGCAAGCAGAGAGGGTGTTTCCATCCGCCGACAGCTCCAGGGAGCTTTGAGGGAGACCCAGAGTCTTCAAGCCGCAAACTCGGAGTTGAAGCAGCAATTGTCGAAGCAGCAGCTTGAGACAAATGCGGTCGTCGTCCAACACAACACACTCAAAGACATCCTTGTCGAGCGAGGCATCTCACCTTCCTCCGCGACCCGTGCGCGTAATAGTCCGCGCGGCAGTCCTCGGGAAGCTTCACCTGAGCGGGCCCGTGTTCGTGAGTTGGAGCAGCAACTTGCAACTGCCCAAAATGCCCTTGAAGAGACAAAAGCACAGGCAACCGAGAAGCTCGTACAGCTTGAAAACGACTACCAGTCTGCCGTACAATACGTCAAGGGGACCGAGAAGATGCTCAAGCAACTCAAGGATCAGCTGACACGCTACAAGACTGAGAATGGCCGTCTGAAGGAACAGGTAGTGGAATTGGAGGACAAGCTTGAggctggaggtggtgcttCCAAGAGCGGCCCCACAGACTGGGAATCTGAGAAGGAGACCTTGTCGGCCGAGATTGGAAGATTACAAGCTGAGCTCAAGAACACGGCGAGCCAGCTCGAGAAGCAAGTTCTGTCCATCCGTCAAGACCTGGCAGAAGTTCAGAAGGAGCGAGATGTCGCCGTCAAGACCAGCGAGGACGCAAACCGACGCCTTGAGGCCCATAAGAAGGACCTGGAGCAGCTGCAGCAGGAGAATATCCTCCTCGAACGCCGAGCCCAGGATGCCGAAAACAAGGTTAGCACACTTCTTGATCAGGTGGAGCTGAGCGTCGACAACTACCGCCGACGAAGCAGACAGGCCCCCAGCCTCAACTCCGAGACTATTGGATCCAACGCCGCCTCTGGACCCGGCGGTACCAACGGAGGAAGCAGCAGTGCTGGCCTGGGTCATAACAGGCAAGAATCGGGCGGGTCTGAGAG